In the genome of Stomoxys calcitrans chromosome 4, idStoCalc2.1, whole genome shotgun sequence, the window TTCTGAATCTTCCGGGAGGAGCTGAAatttgtttgccttcaaaagagtAAACACTGTGAGTCTAGTTTTCGGCTTTCGTTGAATATGAAATGATTTAATGGTACTAGGTGACGTATGATTTACTTACTCTTGAACACTGACAGCACTCATACGCACCATTGAACACGGAACAAAACTACTAATGACTGTTacattttttatacacaccaccgaaggatggggttatattcatttcgtcattccgtttgcaacacttcgaaatatccatttccgaccctataaagtatatatattcttgatcagcgtaaaaatctaagacgatctagacatgtccgtccgcctgtctatctgtctgttgaaatcactctatagtatttaaaaatagagatattgagctgaaattttgcacagattctttttttgaccataggcaggttaagttagcagatgggctatgtcggactatatgttAATATaaccccaatatagaccgatcccccgatttagggtcttgggcccataaaagccacatttattatccaatttcgctgaaatttgggacagtgagttgtgttaggccccttgacatccttctgcaatttgacccagataggtccagatttggatatagctgctatatagaccgatccgccgatttaagatcttaagccgataaaagccacattaattatccgatttcgttgcaatttgggacagtgagttgtgttaggcccctcgacatttttctgcaatttggcccagatcggttaagatttggatatagctgccatatagaccgatttctagatttaaggttttgggcccataaaaggcgcatttattgtccgatgtcgccgaaatttgggacagggagtagtgttaggcccctcgacatccctctatgatttggcccagaacggttcagatttggatatacctgccatatagacatatctctcgatttaaggttttaggcccataaaaggcccatttatagtccgatatcgacgaaattagggacagtgagttgtgtttggcccatcgacatctttctgaaatttggcctaaatcggtccagatttggaaatagctgccatatagaccgatctcacgatttacggtcttgagcccataaaaggcgcatttattatccgatttcgcgaaaatttgggacagtgagttgtgttagacccttcgacatccttcttcaatttgggtcagatcggttcagatttggatatagctgccatatagaccgatccgccgatttaagaatttaggcccataaaaggcgcatttaccgcccgatgtcaacgaaatttggcacagtgagttgtgttaggtccctcgacatctatccgcaatttggcccagatcggttcagatttggatatagctgccatatagaccgatctctcgatttaaggtcagggggccataaaaagcacatttataatcggatttcgctgaaatttgacacagtgacttatgttaggcttttcgacatccgtgtcgtatatggttcagatcggtatttatttggatatagctaccaaaaagaccaatattttgctctacaaatttgaacaatgacttgtattttattagaccacttaatgtccttgccgaatttggtacaaatcgaaccatatttcgatatagctgctatgggggcataaattatgcatttttcacctaattatgacgaaaggtggtttaaatatatacccgaggtggtgggtatccaaagttcggcccgggcgaacttaacgcctttttgcttgttctggcataaaaaggcgtaaaaagAAGCATCAAAGCATGACCCTTCGCAAACTTGCGTaacattttaaaagttttttgctatgatatttttTTATGGCATTTCTATATTTCGAAGGTTAGCACGTCCTCCcctgacgctaaacgcctgggttcgtatcctggcgtgaacatcagaaaaaaattgtcagcggtgtttattccctcctaatgctggcaacatttgtgaggtactatgccatgtaaaaacttttccccaaagaggtgtcgcacttcggcacaccgttcagactcggctataaaaaggaggccctttatcgttgagcttaaaatttgaatcggacaacactcagtgatatgtgagaagttgacCCCAGTTCCCTAGtgggaaatttgcatttgcatctttAACTATAATATactattttataaaattctatagtttttttataaatagtTTTTATAATTTGTGAAAATATGCTTTCCCAAGTCTACTCACATTATACGTAACAGTTCGGTATAAATGCTATTTTTATGAACCACCGAGTTAATCAGTTCCGTTTCAATGAGACCATGAACAACACGTAAATCGCAGATTTCAGTGACATCGAATTGTTTTGCGATTTCCGGATAAGCATCAACAAGTTCACAATGAAAAGCAAATTCGCCACGTCTCATATATGGCAAAGCATTTTTCAGCTGCGTATAGAGCGGAAGCCCATTTCTATcaattttgggcaaaattttggtttCCAAAAGTTTATTAGCTATAGGCACTTTTCTGTcctggaaaagaaaaaaatttataaaaatataaataaggatataaaaaacattattttatcAATATGGACTTAAGGCATGCTTAGGGCAAAAGTCAGTTATGTTGACTTTAAATACTAAAATTAAATTCCAATACTAAAACTTACATGAAATAGAACTTTATAATATCCTATATCTTCAAACGAAACCTGCAGTTTACTGGTAATTAGCTCCTCAACAGTTGAGGGTCCCTGATTGGTATTACTCAAAAGACCCCCTACCACTGATGAAGTATAAAAGTTGTAGAGAATCAATGAAAATAGAAAGGTAGTTAAGGCAATCACTCGCGTAGACACTGCCCTCGGGGAGGTTTCCAAACCTTGTTGACAAAACACACCAACAACATTGACAGGAATTATAATAAATGTTCCAATATTAAGCCTAGAATGGCTCCATTCAATTCGTATCCACATGACAGTAATAACCACTGCAACAACCGTTGTCACTATCCACACATACATTTCAAAGGGTGCTAGGAAGTTGCCTTTTGAATTTCTCACCAATAAATTTGGTGTAAGGCGATACAGAAAGGCCGATTCAAATTTCCAGCCTTGATGAATAATATCGAGTTCTGAGTAACGATTTAGTCGATTATACGATGCCGATGCTCCAATGTCCACTTCTTTGCGGCTCATTATTCCTATGTAACCCAGACGAAATGAAGTGTTACCCAGTCTTCCAGCCCAACCACGAGCATTACGTTAAGTAAGGGAAAAATTTAATCTATCTCGAATAATTTCCAGCAAGGCAAAATGATATTTGCTAAAAGATGTAATGCCATCTTCCTTCTTTATGCCCGacaacaatttttctatttGATGCTTATCGCTAATATTGTCACGATCGATCTGGAAAATGGAAAAACGTCATAAAAAATCAGTCTCTGgagatggttaggttaggttaggttaggttaaccCAGGTTAGGttaacctaggttaggttaacctaggttaggttaacctaggttaggtttacctaggttaggttaacctaggttaggttaacctaggttaggttaacctaggttaggttaacctaggttaggttaggttgaatgggtcgctCACCAaaagtgagttcactcggaggccagtttggcccattgtggtaccctagagagagaaagggaaggaaAAGGataatgtgagacctcgtactataCAGgagtaaaaagaaaaagacggtaggagtggagaaacccgagcgcgaggtgaagaaccgcccttccctacgcaagcacggacccGGAGCCTGTGTCatccccccgtcggaaccatcctattccctcaacaaatctcaggagagataccagagaTACATTCTCATACCAGAGATACATTCGCAggaacaaagcaagtgctcaatagtctcctcctcatcctcatcgaggcaactcctacagaagtcattgtgcgttATCCCCATGCGCGCGCCATGCAGCCTTTGGCACAGTGTCCGTTTATGACCCcggtcaaagtactcatcgaccacTTATCGAACGCTAGcaattccctcgtcctcctccggtcgatgaccggccatagcgtcttcgcagtccggcaagcACCCACCGATTCCCACCCCGCCACCTACACCGCCCTGGCCattccctctactgtgttcagtagctcgacaaatggcacgtaggcaagaccaatgactggtccgcccggcggaGACGAACCcttcctggcgcactcgtccgccctctcatttcctggaatcccctcatgcacaggaacccatgtcagcgtcatatCGTGGGCCCGGATCCTATCCtgggattccaaacagtccgctacgcatctcgacctcaccatcctcgccccaaggccttgagtgcCGCCATATTGTCCAcacaaattctgagtttcgagggcggtaagcccattgccagaatttctcttgcggctacttcaatgccacagacctctgcctgaaagaccgtacattcGTCCGGcaatctcagagacatactgatattgagtgcatcagagtagacccccaattcaGTCCcagactccatcttggagccatctgtgtagttCAAGGTCCCATCCTTCTCAAGCACAacatccgccctccattcgtaCCTCTCACGAAAACGAatagcgaatgccctcactcaaGTCgtcactggtgccaggtagtcggagatcctacacagtctaccctccgtatccataacacccaaaatagaactgtggccgcaacgatcctccttcagcatgccgagctctctcagcctaagcgcgaccctggcagcgcaattccaaatataggccccaaggGGCTGCaaatccagcatcgcctccggGTCTACCaacggtgcggatctcagcacCCCTTtaatcccgacgcaggccagtctctggaccttctcgaactccttcgcacgcgtcctcttccctacggcgtTCCACCATTCCAATGCTCCATAGGcgagtactggtctcacgatggccgtatacatccaataaatcatcttgggagtcacccccccacttcctaccgaacatcctcctacaggagtaaaaagcacacggtgttcctcttccacgatagtttcgaatcgaggattaTGCCTAGGAACTTCGCCTCCTtagacagccgcagggtgaccccttccaaggacgggagtctgaactgcAGTATCTTATGTCTacgcgtaaagagcaccagctccgtattccctgggttggtcctcaacgccttttctggtagcccatcgcgacaacctcctcagtgacccttccttgatctcgctgatcgtcgacagaaacttgactcggaccagcagcaccacatcgtccgcataagcgatatccctcgtgccgtccccaccgagatccatcaggatttcattaatcacgaggttccacatTATCGGTGAGAACACACCACCTTGGGGCCTTCCTttggtcacccgccttctgaccacacaatctcccaggtttgcattaataatcctgccaaaATGCATATTATTTGTCCATTGGGAGAATCCCCGGGGAATCCCCGAGCGGTCCAGCCcattcaatatccaagaaggccgccaaagtatAATCCTTCTGTCTGAGAGGCGTCCCGACCTCCTGTACCACCTCCTGGAGGGTCTCTACCATTGTGCTCTACTGAAGTTCtccggcgtcagtccccctctaaccttcaggtcaatcagtctttccagtgttttcagcaaaaacgacgACAGACTAgtaggcctataatccttcgtcgtactGTGATTTATTCTTTCCGTCTTGGGGGGATAAAGACCACATTTACTTCCCTCCATGCCCTCGGTATGTGGGATCATGCCAAGCTCGCCCAGAAAATCTGCTTAAGCCATggcagggtgactccaagggactcctgcagcagtgccggGATAATTCCGTCAGGACCGGCCGACTTAAATGGCCGGAAAGTGCGAACCGCCAATGCTATCTTCTCCTCGTCCACGATGTCCCTGATGAGATCATCCGTTAAGGCCACATGTATAGGTATAACGATAACCTGATCGCCAATCTTTTCCTGGCCGCCTGGGAAATGAGCCTCCATCAAGAGTTCCACCGTCTACTGCCCACTTTCAGTGTAAGTCCCGTCCTCCCTCCGAGAGCACTTCGCGCAACCTACATGCCTCACTAGTGCCTTCCAATTCcccacaaaatttcgcccagGAACTCCACTTCGACGTTCTCGTCCCCTTCATGAACTTGCCAAGGGCGTCACGATACTCGTCCCAGCCCTCTACCGTGTTCCCCCTCTTGACCTTGTTAAAAAGTCTTTTACTCTCCCTCCTGAGCACCTTCAGTTCCAATACTCGATACTCGCCCCAGCCCTCTACCGTGTTCCCCCTCTTGGCCTTGTTAAAAAGTCTTCTACTCTCCCTCCTGAGCACCTTCAGTTCCGGTGACCACCATGACTGGCTGGTTTTGCGTGGCGGTACTCTTTCGGAACATGCCTTAAAAAGGCCTCGTTCAGGCATCCTGTGACAAGATCGACTGCGGTCTTGTTCCCTTAGGTCCTCCGGAGGCCCCCAAGGGGGTCCCAATTTTTACATCTGTTCCCCGAACTTCTCCCGGTCGGTCCTTCACGGGTTGAAGTCTTTGGagataatttcaatgaaattttgtctaaagaaaaaatgaaattttgtctttagacaaaatttcatgaaaattttgtctttagagaaaatttcatggaatttttgtctttagagaaaatttcatggaaatgttgtctttagagaaaatttcatggaaattttgtctttagagaaaatttcatggaaattttgtctttagagaaaatttcatgaaaattttgtctttagggaaaattttactgaaattttgtctttagggaaaattttactgaaattttgtctttagggaaaatttcatggaaattttgtctttagggaaaatttcatggaaattttgtctttagggaaaatttcatggaaattttgtctttagagaatatttcatggaaattttgtctttagagaatatttcatagaatttttgtctttagagaatatttcattgaatttttgtctttagagaatatgtcatggaatttttgtctttagagaaaatttcatggaaatttttgtctttagagtacTTACAACTGTGGCGCCTCGTAAAACTAGTCCATTAAAATTCCCTCTATTAGAAATACTTCGCATTTGTTGCATATCGTTAATTAATCCAATATGTGTTGCATCATTATCTCCATGATAAACTGTAGCTATTGATACAATTTCCAAAGGGGCACCTAAATGACGACCTTTAGAGTGGCAATCTGATATTTGGTACATGCTTTCATTTGCAACCACATGCAGTAACTGAGCATTGGGACCGAAATATTTGATTTCAGGTGAAGTAAGGTATGGCAAACAAGCTCCATGTTCATCCCAAAGTATCCAATTGTATGTCGTATTAAAGAATGAATCAGCTGAAGCTGTTATTAGTAA includes:
- the LOC106084519 gene encoding LOW QUALITY PROTEIN: ionotropic receptor 75a (The sequence of the model RefSeq protein was modified relative to this genomic sequence to represent the inferred CDS: substituted 1 base at 1 genomic stop codon) produces the protein MNLYLPCLLLLLCSLNGFSQKADKKLQQAVLNYIFNELRTAHTLLFTCQFNDTINFIKYVSPFHSFLEIIYPNSRYDLDTLLTHRTHANTSILVDCKCSSAKNLLITASADSFFNTTYNWILWDEHGACLPYLTSPEIKYFGPNAQLLHVVANESMYQISDCHSKGRHLGAPLEIVSIATVYHGDNDATHIGLINDMQQMRSISNRGNFNGLVLRGATVIDRDNISDKHQIEKLLSGIKKEDGITSFSKYHFALLEIIRDRLNFSLTXRNARGWAGRLGNTSFRLGYIGIMSRKEVDIGASASYNRLNRYSELDIIHQGWKFESAFLYRLTPNLLVRNSKGNFLAPFEMYVWIVTTVVAVVITVMWIRIEWSHSRLNIGTFIIIPVNVVGVFCQQGLETSPRAVSTRVIALTTFLFSLILYNFYTSSVVGGLLSNTNQGPSTVEELITSKLQVSFEDIGYYKVLFHDRKVPIANKLLETKILPKIDRNGLPLYTQLKNALPYMRRGEFAFHCELVDAYPEIAKQFDVTEICDLRVVHGLIETELINSVVHKNSIYTELLRIIMVRMKESGLVKRLLIERQPKKPECQNLYTVYPVTFNGMANAMVLLAIGIALSAICGFVEVLSAKLWNI